A single region of the Triticum dicoccoides isolate Atlit2015 ecotype Zavitan chromosome 2B, WEW_v2.0, whole genome shotgun sequence genome encodes:
- the LOC119367964 gene encoding very-long-chain 3-oxoacyl-CoA reductase 1-like, which translates to MAGASAQPAWAQALAAVGLLVASRAAVRLALWLYAAFLRPAKPLRRRYGAWAVVTGPTDGIGRALAFELAAAGLSLVLVGRSPDKLAAVSKEVRARHPGAGVRTFVLDFAADGLAANVAALAESIRGLDVGVLVNNAGHCYPYARYFHEVDEALTRNLIRLNVEALTRMTHAVLPGMVQRKRGAVVNIGSGAATILPSDPLYAVYAATKAYVDQFSRSLYVEYRNKGIDVQCQAPWYVATKMASIRQASLFAPSPETYARAAVRYIGYEPRCTPYWAHALVWFLFTVVPEPIADKYVLGVSLGIRDKGRAKEARKKAM; encoded by the exons ATGGCCGGGGCAAGCGCGCAGCCCGCGTGGGCGCAGGCGCTCGCGGCGGTGGGCCTCCTCGTCGCGTCGCGCGCCGCGGTGCGTCTAGCGCTGTGGCTCTACGCGGCCTTCCTCCGCCCTGCCAAGCCGCTGCGCCGCCGCTACGGCGCCTGGGCCGTCGTCACGGGCCCCACGGACGGCATCGGACGCGCGCTCGCCTTTGAGCTCGCGGCCGCGGGGCTCAGCCTCGTCCTCGTCGGCCGCAGCCCTGATAAGCTCGCCGCGGTCTCCAAAGAGGTCAGGGCCAGGCACCCCGGCGCTGGGGTGCGCACCTTCGTCCTCGACTTCGCCGCAGACGGGCTCGCTGCCAACGTGGCGGCCCTCGCTGAGTCCATCCGGGGCCTCGACGTCGGCGTGCTCGTCAATAACGCCGGCCACTGCTACCCGTACGCGCGTTACTTCCATGAGGTTGACGAGGCGCTCACGAGGAACCTGATACGCCTCAACGTCGAGGCTCTCACGCGGATGACGCACGCCGTGCTCCCTGGCATGGTGCAGCGCAAGCGGGGCGCCGTGGTGAACATCGGGTCCGGCGCCGCCACCATCCTGCCGTCCGACCCGCTCTACGCCGTCTACGCTGCCACCAAGGC ATATGTCGATCAATTCTCACGAAGCCTATATGTTGAGTACAGGAACAAAGGTATCGACGTGCAATGCCAG GCACCCTGGTACGTTGCGACGAAAATGGCCTCGATTAGGCAGGCGTCCTTGTTTGCCCCGTCACCGGAGACGTATGCCCGTGCCGCCGTGCGCTACATTGGGTATGAGCCCCGGTGCACGCCTTACTGGGCGCACGCCCTCGTGTGGTTCCTCTTCACGGTCGTCCCTGAGCCCATCGCGGACAAGTATGTCCTTGGCGTGTCCCTCGGCATTCGTGACAAGGGACGCGCCAAAGAGGCCAGAAAGAAAGCCATGTGA
- the LOC119364665 gene encoding uncharacterized protein LOC119364665 isoform X2: MGAQSPPCVRALRLGVALLPGDSRLLSHKIFNGYFVKLFLRRCLSRRKKLMFRKSYFVHMSCYWQWTDYLCRELREKKCNLPSRLSLAEENFHRIDMKLHTHVGAPAVAMTAPAPTCHPLACFA; encoded by the exons ATGGGCGCCCAATCCCCTCCATGCGTCCGTGCTCTCCGCCTGGGAGTTGCTCTGTTGCCAG GAGATTCAAGACTTCTATCTCATAAGATATTCAATGGATATTTTGTGAAACTATTTCTACGTCGGTGTTTGTCCAGAAGAAAGAAACTCAT GTTCAGGAAGAGCTATTTTGTGCACATGAGTTGCTATTGGCAGTGGACAGATTATCTATGCAGAGAGCTTAGAGAAAAAA AATGTAACCTCCCAAGTAGACTATCTCTGGCAGAGGAAAACTTCCACCGAATCGACATGAAGCTCCATACCCATGTGGGTGCTCCGGCGGTGGCGATGACTGCGCCGGCGCCAACATGCCATCCCTTAGCCTGCTTTGCTTGA
- the LOC119364665 gene encoding uncharacterized protein LOC119364665 isoform X1: MPPPNHRISPAGLFGAPDPPPSQCSLTPLPSRCPQAVLLALPTPSHKDKIETAAGARIAGSPHFAGQQPPRAFPDPFEQQQQWAPNPLHASVLSAWELLCCQVQEELFCAHELLLAVDRLSMQRA; encoded by the exons ATGCCGCCGCCCAACCACCGCATCTCACCCGCGGGCCTCTTCGGCGCCCCTGACCCGCCGCCCTCCCAGTGCTCCCTCACACCTCTCCCTTCTCGGTGCCCACAAGCCGTCCTCCTGGCGCTCCCCACTCCATCTCACAAAGACAAAATCGAGACGGCGGCAGGTGCCCGCATCGCCGGCTCGCCGCACTTCGCTGGCCAACAACCGCCGCGGGCGTTCCCTGATCCCTTCGAGCAGCAGCAGCAATGGGCGCCCAATCCCCTCCATGCGTCCGTGCTCTCCGCCTGGGAGTTGCTCTGTTGCCAG GTTCAGGAAGAGCTATTTTGTGCACATGAGTTGCTATTGGCAGTGGACAGATTATCTATGCAGAGAGCTTAG